The following are encoded in a window of Microbacterium sp. LWO13-1.2 genomic DNA:
- a CDS encoding SURF1 family cytochrome oxidase biogenesis protein — protein sequence MLRGRWIGMLVLCLLVAGVFAWLGQWQLGRAIDSDPPVPGATEEVLPLTDVVAVGEYLPEPQVGQRVSTEGTWVSDDFLVVSQRFNDDVEGFWVTGQLRVAERTSIAVALGWAPDRETADAAVEALNADATGTETAIIGRIISDEGAVVPPRDDPSQMNRMSTAMLLSRWHDIEQLDVYRPYLAAAEAPDGLVDIASPAPDESSPVNWLNIFYAAEWAIFAGFAFYLWYRLAKDAWEREVEDFEDAAGAASA from the coding sequence ATGCTCCGCGGTCGTTGGATCGGGATGCTCGTGCTGTGCCTGCTCGTCGCCGGGGTGTTCGCCTGGCTCGGGCAATGGCAGTTGGGCCGAGCCATCGACAGCGACCCGCCGGTACCCGGTGCGACCGAGGAAGTGCTGCCGCTCACCGACGTCGTGGCCGTCGGCGAGTACCTGCCGGAGCCGCAGGTCGGTCAGCGGGTTTCCACGGAGGGGACGTGGGTCTCCGACGACTTCCTCGTCGTGTCTCAGCGTTTCAACGACGACGTCGAGGGCTTCTGGGTGACCGGCCAGCTGCGGGTGGCTGAGCGCACCTCGATCGCCGTCGCGCTGGGGTGGGCTCCCGACCGCGAGACGGCCGATGCCGCCGTCGAGGCACTGAACGCAGATGCCACCGGCACCGAAACAGCGATCATCGGACGCATCATCTCCGATGAGGGCGCGGTCGTGCCGCCGCGCGACGACCCGTCCCAGATGAATCGGATGTCGACGGCGATGCTTCTCAGTCGATGGCATGACATCGAACAGCTCGATGTCTACCGGCCCTACCTCGCCGCCGCGGAGGCCCCGGACGGACTCGTCGACATCGCGTCGCCGGCGCCCGACGAGAGCTCTCCGGTCAACTGGCTGAACATCTTCTATGCCGCCGAGTGGGCGATCTTCGCCGGCTTCGCCTTCTACCTCTGGTACCGGCTCGCCAAGGACGCCTGGGAGCGCGAGGTCGAGGACTTCGAGGATGCCGCTGGCGCGGCATCCGCCTGA
- a CDS encoding GuaB3 family IMP dehydrogenase-related protein has product MEIELGRGKRARRAYTFDDIAVVPSRRTRNPEDVSTAWTIDAFGFEIPVLGAPMDSVVSPQTAIMLGQLGGLGVLDLEGLWTRYENPEPLLAEIAGLSDEKATVRMQELYSEPIKPELITRRLAEIREGGVTVAGSLTPQRTQEFYDTVAAAGVDLFVIRGTTVSAEHVSSVAEPLNLKKFIYDLDVPVIVGGAATYTAALHLMRTGAAGVLVGFGGGAASTTRATLGIHAPMATAVSDVAAARRDYLDESGGRYVHVIADGGVGTSGDIVKALAMGADAVMLGVALARATDAPGRGFHWGPEAHHPKLPRGHRVAVEGIGTLEEVLYGPAPVADGTANLIGALRKSMATTGYSDLKEFQRVEVVLAPYEA; this is encoded by the coding sequence ATGGAGATCGAGCTCGGCCGAGGAAAGCGTGCGCGTCGTGCGTACACGTTCGACGACATCGCGGTGGTGCCGTCACGGCGCACGCGCAACCCCGAGGATGTCTCGACCGCATGGACCATCGACGCCTTCGGCTTCGAGATCCCGGTGCTGGGCGCCCCGATGGACTCCGTGGTGAGCCCGCAGACGGCGATCATGCTCGGGCAGCTCGGCGGCCTCGGCGTCCTCGATCTCGAGGGCCTGTGGACCCGCTACGAGAACCCGGAGCCGCTGCTCGCGGAGATCGCCGGTCTCAGCGATGAGAAGGCGACGGTGCGGATGCAGGAGCTGTACTCCGAGCCCATCAAGCCCGAACTCATCACGCGCCGTCTCGCCGAGATCCGCGAAGGCGGCGTCACGGTCGCCGGATCGCTCACCCCGCAGCGCACCCAGGAGTTCTACGACACCGTCGCCGCCGCCGGCGTCGACCTGTTCGTGATCCGCGGCACCACGGTGTCGGCCGAGCACGTCTCCAGTGTCGCCGAGCCGCTGAACCTCAAGAAGTTCATCTACGACCTCGACGTTCCCGTCATCGTCGGCGGCGCCGCCACCTACACGGCGGCCCTGCACCTCATGCGCACCGGTGCCGCTGGCGTGCTCGTCGGCTTCGGCGGGGGAGCGGCCTCGACGACGCGCGCCACCCTCGGCATCCACGCGCCGATGGCCACTGCCGTCTCCGATGTCGCCGCCGCGCGCCGCGACTACCTCGACGAGTCCGGCGGACGCTATGTGCACGTGATCGCCGATGGCGGCGTCGGTACCTCGGGCGACATCGTCAAGGCGCTCGCCATGGGCGCGGATGCCGTCATGCTGGGCGTTGCGCTCGCACGAGCCACCGACGCACCGGGGCGCGGATTCCACTGGGGACCCGAGGCGCACCACCCGAAGCTTCCGCGGGGCCACCGTGTCGCCGTCGAGGGCATCGGAACGCTCGAGGAGGTCCTGTACGGGCCGGCTCCCGTCGCGGACGGCACGGCGAACCTCATCGGTGCGCTGCGCAAGTCGATGGCGACCACGGGCTATTCCGACCTCAAGGAGTTCCAGCGGGTCGAGGTCGTGCTCGCCCCGTACGAGGCCTGA
- a CDS encoding ATP-binding cassette domain-containing protein, whose product MGYIDVSSVSLTLPDGRPLLDEVTFRVGAGSTSALIGPNGAGKTTLLRIVRGDLAPDGGVVTIDGGLGVMDQFVGHGEPGQTVQELLVRVAPRRIRAAAEALEAAENALIERDEHDTQMAYASAISEYADAGGYEHETVWDQCTVSALGVPYERARYRELTSLSGGEQKRLALEALLRGPDEVLLLDEPDNYLDVPGKRWLEEQLRQTPKTVLLVSHDRELLARAADRLITLEPGGAGATAWVHGGGFATYHQARIDRMDRLDELRRRWDEQHEKLRILVANLKVKASANDGFASRYQAAQTRLRKFEEAGPPEERPPAQEFDMRLRGARTGKRAVVATGLELAGLMRAFDAEVWYGDRVGVLGSNGSGKSHFLRLLARGGSDPDSTLGHVTSTGEQLSEVSHTGRAVLGARVVPGLFAQTHAHPEFIGRTLLEILHRGDDRRAGMPRDAASSALDRYGLVRQAQQTFESLSGGQQARFQVLLLELAGSTLLLLDEPTDNLDIESAEALEDALSRFEGTVLAVTHDRWFARSFDRFLVFGSDGEVYESDVPVWDEKRVARVR is encoded by the coding sequence GTGGGGTATATCGATGTTTCCAGCGTTTCGCTGACGCTGCCGGATGGCAGACCACTGCTCGATGAGGTGACGTTCCGGGTGGGTGCCGGCTCGACGAGCGCGCTCATCGGACCGAACGGCGCCGGCAAGACGACGCTGCTGCGGATCGTGCGTGGCGATCTGGCTCCCGACGGGGGAGTCGTCACGATCGACGGCGGCCTCGGCGTCATGGACCAGTTCGTCGGACACGGCGAGCCGGGGCAGACCGTGCAGGAACTCCTGGTCCGGGTCGCGCCCCGGCGGATCCGAGCGGCGGCTGAGGCGCTGGAGGCTGCCGAGAACGCACTCATCGAGCGCGATGAGCACGACACGCAGATGGCGTACGCCTCGGCGATCTCCGAGTACGCGGATGCCGGTGGTTACGAGCACGAGACCGTCTGGGATCAGTGCACCGTCTCCGCCCTCGGCGTGCCGTACGAACGGGCGCGGTACCGCGAACTCACCTCGCTCTCCGGCGGGGAGCAGAAGCGGCTCGCGCTGGAGGCGCTGCTGCGCGGACCCGACGAGGTGCTGCTGCTCGACGAGCCGGACAATTATCTCGACGTACCGGGCAAGCGCTGGCTCGAGGAACAGCTGCGTCAGACGCCGAAGACGGTGCTCCTGGTCTCGCACGACCGGGAGCTGCTGGCGAGGGCGGCCGATCGCCTGATCACCCTCGAACCGGGCGGTGCGGGTGCCACCGCCTGGGTGCACGGTGGCGGCTTCGCCACCTACCACCAGGCGCGCATCGACCGGATGGACCGGCTCGACGAGTTGCGCCGGCGATGGGACGAGCAGCATGAGAAACTGCGGATCCTCGTCGCGAACCTCAAGGTGAAGGCATCCGCGAACGACGGTTTCGCCTCGCGCTACCAGGCCGCTCAGACCCGGCTGCGGAAGTTCGAGGAAGCCGGCCCGCCCGAGGAGAGGCCGCCGGCTCAGGAGTTCGACATGCGTCTGCGCGGGGCACGAACCGGCAAGCGCGCGGTCGTGGCCACCGGCCTGGAGCTGGCTGGTCTGATGAGGGCTTTCGACGCCGAGGTCTGGTACGGGGATCGAGTCGGTGTGCTCGGCTCGAACGGCTCGGGGAAATCGCACTTCCTGCGACTGCTCGCCCGCGGCGGCAGCGACCCGGATTCGACGCTGGGGCACGTCACGTCGACCGGTGAGCAGTTGAGCGAGGTCTCGCATACCGGACGTGCCGTGCTCGGTGCCCGCGTCGTGCCTGGGCTGTTCGCCCAGACGCATGCGCATCCGGAATTCATCGGACGCACGCTGCTCGAGATCCTGCACCGCGGCGACGATCGGCGCGCCGGGATGCCGAGGGATGCCGCGAGCTCGGCGCTGGACCGCTACGGTCTCGTCCGTCAGGCGCAGCAGACCTTCGAGTCGCTCTCCGGTGGTCAGCAGGCGAGGTTCCAGGTGCTGCTGCTCGAGCTCGCAGGGTCCACGCTGCTGCTGCTCGACGAGCCGACGGACAACCTCGACATCGAATCCGCCGAGGCGCTCGAAGACGCGCTCTCGCGGTTCGAAGGAACAGTGCTCGCCGTCACCCACGATCGCTGGTTCGCGCGGTCGTTCGATCGATTCCTCGTCTTCGGCTCCGACGGCGAGGTCTATGAATCGGACGTGCCGGTCTGGGATGAGAAGCGCGTTGCTCGGGTGCGCTGA
- a CDS encoding OsmC family protein gives MTLIQEQIETIIDVTPEERAARLTEAGTAWNERIAADPGTAGLTYKVTGRGIGAVATEIRAGKHRFLVDEPAGLAGDDLAASPVEYALGALVSCQVVVFRLYAQALGLTIDEIEITAEGDLDVRKLFGIDESGRAGFHDVRVAVAITGPDTEQQYENLRQVVDAHCPVLDLFANPVPTSGVLV, from the coding sequence ATGACTCTCATCCAGGAACAGATCGAAACCATCATCGACGTCACCCCCGAGGAGCGAGCCGCGCGGCTCACCGAAGCCGGAACGGCATGGAACGAGCGCATCGCTGCTGATCCCGGCACCGCTGGACTCACCTACAAGGTCACCGGCCGTGGCATCGGTGCGGTCGCGACCGAGATCCGTGCGGGCAAGCACCGCTTCCTCGTCGACGAGCCCGCTGGCCTCGCGGGCGATGACCTCGCGGCCAGCCCCGTCGAGTACGCCCTCGGCGCCCTCGTCTCGTGCCAGGTCGTGGTGTTCCGCCTCTACGCACAGGCGCTCGGCCTCACGATCGACGAGATCGAGATCACCGCGGAAGGCGACCTCGATGTGCGCAAGCTCTTCGGGATCGACGAGTCCGGGCGCGCCGGATTCCACGATGTCCGGGTGGCGGTCGCCATCACCGGTCCCGACACCGAGCAGCAGTACGAGAACCTCCGCCAGGTCGTCGACGCGCACTGCCCGGTGCTCGACCTGTTCGCGAACCCGGTTCCGACCTCGGGAGTGCTCGTCTGA
- a CDS encoding DUF2277 domain-containing protein: MCRNIVPLNNLEPAATDEECDDAALQFVRKIAGTTSPSRANQETFDRAVAEIAQATRRLLDGLVTSAPPKNREDEAAKRQARSADRYEAIRVFQQEKRAARAAS; the protein is encoded by the coding sequence ATGTGCCGAAACATCGTCCCGCTGAACAATCTGGAGCCCGCCGCGACCGACGAGGAGTGCGATGACGCGGCCTTGCAGTTCGTGCGCAAGATCGCCGGAACCACCAGCCCTTCGCGGGCCAATCAGGAGACGTTCGACAGAGCCGTCGCCGAGATCGCACAGGCGACCCGTCGCCTCCTCGACGGCCTCGTCACCTCCGCTCCGCCGAAGAATCGCGAAGACGAAGCGGCCAAGCGCCAGGCGCGTTCTGCCGACCGTTACGAGGCCATCCGCGTCTTTCAGCAGGAGAAACGGGCTGCTCGCGCTGCGTCCTAG
- the guaB gene encoding IMP dehydrogenase has translation MDQPDPFGFVGLTYDDVLLLPGHTDVIPSEADTSSRVTRRISVATPLLSSAMDTVTEARMAIAMAREGGIGILHRNLSIADQASQVDRVKRSESGMITDPITTNPDATVEEVDALCAQYRISGLPVVDADGRLLGIITNRDMRFVSGFERQTTFVKDVMTSENLVTAKVGVAAGEVIALFAKHRVEKLPLIDENGKLAGLITIKDFDKSEKYPLATKDDQGRLRVGAAIGFFGDAWERAEALRDAGVDVLVVDTANGQSQGVIDLVRRLKADESFAHIDIIGGNVATREGAQALIDAGVDAVKVGVGPGSICTTRVVAGVGVPQVTAVYEASLAARPAGIPVIADGGLQYSGDIAKALVAGADAVMLGSLLAGTDESPGEIVFQSGKQFKQYRGMGSLGAMQTRGKQTSYSKDRYFQADVPNDDKLIPEGIEGQVPYRGPLGAVAYQLVGGLRQSMFYVGARTIEELKQRGKFVRITAAGLKESHPHDVQIVVEAPNYKK, from the coding sequence ATGGACCAGCCCGACCCCTTCGGCTTCGTCGGATTGACCTATGACGACGTGCTGCTCCTGCCGGGGCACACCGACGTCATCCCCAGCGAGGCGGACACTTCCTCGCGGGTCACCCGCCGCATCTCGGTCGCCACACCGCTGCTCTCCAGCGCGATGGACACCGTCACCGAGGCGCGCATGGCGATCGCGATGGCCCGTGAAGGCGGCATCGGCATCCTGCACCGCAACCTCTCGATCGCCGACCAGGCGTCGCAGGTCGACCGGGTCAAGCGCAGCGAATCGGGCATGATCACCGACCCGATCACAACGAACCCGGACGCCACCGTCGAAGAGGTCGACGCCCTGTGCGCGCAGTACCGTATCTCCGGCCTCCCCGTCGTCGACGCCGATGGGCGTCTGCTCGGAATCATCACGAACCGCGACATGCGTTTCGTCTCTGGCTTCGAGCGCCAGACCACGTTCGTGAAGGACGTGATGACCTCGGAGAACCTCGTGACCGCGAAGGTCGGCGTCGCCGCCGGCGAGGTCATCGCGCTGTTCGCGAAGCACCGGGTCGAGAAGCTGCCGCTCATCGACGAGAACGGCAAGCTCGCCGGACTCATCACCATCAAGGACTTCGACAAGAGCGAGAAGTACCCGCTCGCCACCAAGGACGACCAGGGCCGACTGCGTGTCGGAGCGGCGATCGGCTTCTTCGGCGACGCGTGGGAGCGCGCCGAGGCGCTGCGCGATGCCGGCGTCGACGTGCTCGTGGTCGACACCGCGAACGGGCAGTCCCAGGGCGTCATCGATCTCGTCCGCCGGCTGAAGGCCGACGAGTCGTTCGCCCACATCGACATCATCGGCGGCAATGTCGCAACCCGTGAGGGCGCGCAGGCGCTGATCGACGCGGGTGTGGATGCCGTCAAGGTCGGCGTCGGCCCCGGATCGATCTGCACCACCCGCGTCGTGGCCGGCGTCGGCGTGCCGCAGGTCACCGCCGTGTACGAGGCATCGCTCGCGGCGCGCCCAGCGGGCATCCCGGTGATCGCCGACGGAGGCCTGCAGTACTCCGGCGACATCGCCAAGGCGCTCGTCGCCGGTGCTGACGCGGTGATGCTCGGCTCGCTTCTCGCCGGCACCGACGAGTCGCCGGGCGAGATCGTCTTCCAGTCGGGCAAGCAGTTCAAGCAGTACCGCGGCATGGGATCGCTCGGTGCGATGCAGACCCGTGGCAAGCAGACGTCGTACTCGAAGGACCGTTACTTCCAGGCCGACGTCCCCAACGACGACAAGCTCATCCCCGAGGGCATCGAGGGGCAGGTGCCGTACCGTGGCCCGCTGGGCGCCGTCGCGTACCAGCTCGTCGGCGGACTCCGGCAGTCGATGTTCTACGTCGGGGCTCGCACGATCGAGGAGCTCAAGCAGCGTGGCAAGTTCGTGCGCATCACGGCGGCAGGACTCAAGGAGTCCCACCCGCACGACGTGCAGATCGTCGTCGAGGCGCCCAACTACAAGAAGTAG
- a CDS encoding branched-chain amino acid ABC transporter permease: protein MQPPAPASADTTDDGQEITDFYFAGVITFDDEPVEGVAMTIEGNGFKGETETDAEGKWRLYVPEKEEYTLSLDESTLPDGVIVEGDSASQKVEFGLTGTKIVNLFLGEGVRETTSFIDQLLSRLVGGLNFGLLLALASMGAALIYGTTRLSNFAHAEMVTWGGLVALLFTSFWHLPLWLGLIAAVIGGGLFGWALDAGIWRPLRHRGLGVVQLMIVSIGLSLALRYAFQFVIGGGTMQLPGASPTPIQFGPVSLSYIDLVSMGLSIVVILFVAYFLTRTRVGKATRAISDNPQLAAASGIDVDRVIRTVWILAGVLAAISGVLWAYFRPGVKWDMGMQMLLLIFAAITLGGLGTAFGALLGSLIVGMAVEVSTLWIPSDLKYASALVVLILILLVRPQGLLGRRERLG from the coding sequence ATGCAGCCACCGGCACCCGCATCAGCCGACACCACCGATGACGGCCAGGAGATCACCGACTTCTACTTCGCCGGGGTGATCACCTTCGACGACGAACCTGTCGAAGGCGTCGCCATGACGATCGAAGGCAACGGTTTCAAGGGCGAGACCGAGACTGACGCCGAAGGCAAATGGCGTCTGTACGTGCCGGAGAAAGAGGAGTACACGCTCAGCCTCGATGAGTCGACACTTCCCGACGGCGTGATCGTCGAGGGCGACTCGGCCTCGCAGAAGGTCGAGTTCGGCCTCACCGGCACGAAGATCGTGAACCTGTTCCTCGGCGAGGGGGTGCGCGAGACGACGTCGTTCATCGACCAGCTGCTGTCGCGTCTCGTCGGCGGGCTGAACTTCGGTCTTCTTCTCGCGCTGGCCTCCATGGGCGCGGCGCTCATCTACGGCACCACGCGGTTGTCGAACTTCGCCCACGCGGAGATGGTCACCTGGGGCGGCCTGGTGGCGCTGCTGTTCACCTCGTTCTGGCACCTTCCGCTCTGGCTCGGACTCATCGCCGCGGTCATCGGCGGCGGGCTGTTCGGCTGGGCGCTGGATGCCGGAATCTGGCGCCCGCTGCGCCATCGCGGCCTCGGCGTCGTTCAGCTCATGATCGTGAGCATCGGCCTGTCTCTCGCCCTGCGCTACGCATTCCAGTTCGTCATCGGCGGCGGCACCATGCAGCTGCCGGGCGCGAGCCCCACCCCCATCCAGTTCGGACCGGTCTCGCTGTCCTACATCGACCTCGTCTCGATGGGCCTGAGCATCGTCGTCATCCTCTTCGTCGCCTACTTCCTCACCCGCACGCGGGTCGGAAAGGCGACCAGGGCCATCTCGGACAACCCCCAGCTCGCGGCGGCGTCCGGCATCGACGTCGATCGGGTCATCCGCACCGTCTGGATCCTCGCGGGTGTGCTCGCCGCGATCTCCGGTGTGCTCTGGGCCTATTTCCGCCCCGGTGTGAAGTGGGACATGGGCATGCAGATGCTGCTCCTGATCTTCGCTGCGATCACTCTCGGCGGCCTCGGCACTGCCTTCGGCGCCCTCCTCGGATCTCTGATCGTCGGGATGGCCGTTGAGGTCTCGACGCTCTGGATCCCCTCCGACTTGAAATACGCGAGCGCTCTGGTGGTGCTCATCCTCATCCTCTTGGTGAGACCGCAAGGGCTGCTCGGACGCAGGGAAAGGCTGGGCTGA
- a CDS encoding branched-chain amino acid ABC transporter permease yields MDFGSIFGNTAAYLFSPVTIAYALAATGLAVHFGYAGLLNFGMAAFMAVGGYGYAISVLSFGLPWWFGMIIGLLGGALFAVLLGIPTLRLRADYLAIATIAAGEIVRLLFTTQVFDEWTNSADGLAGYHSGFRDANPFPPGTYGFGPWTYNEGDLWNRVFGLILLGVAVLLVWMLMRSPWGRVLKGIREDEDAVRSLGKNVFAYKMQALVVGGMIGAAGGIVFALPSAVVPSSYTTSLTFFLWTILLLGGAATVFGPTLGAVLFWLVFAFLGNLLPDMAAAGLLPMSDSQAGTIRFVLVGVALMLLVIFRPQGILGDKREMTFVK; encoded by the coding sequence ATGGACTTCGGAAGCATCTTCGGCAATACAGCCGCGTACCTGTTCAGCCCTGTCACGATCGCCTACGCACTGGCCGCGACCGGCCTCGCCGTGCACTTCGGATACGCAGGTCTGCTCAACTTCGGCATGGCGGCGTTCATGGCGGTCGGCGGCTACGGCTACGCGATCTCCGTTCTCTCGTTCGGGCTCCCCTGGTGGTTCGGCATGATCATCGGGCTGCTGGGCGGTGCGCTCTTCGCCGTCCTCCTCGGCATCCCCACGCTGCGTCTGAGAGCCGACTATCTCGCCATCGCGACGATCGCCGCCGGTGAGATCGTCCGTCTTCTGTTCACCACCCAGGTGTTCGACGAATGGACGAACTCGGCCGACGGCCTGGCCGGGTACCACTCGGGTTTCCGTGACGCGAACCCGTTCCCGCCCGGGACATACGGATTCGGCCCGTGGACGTACAACGAGGGTGATCTGTGGAACCGCGTGTTCGGCCTGATCCTGCTCGGCGTCGCCGTCCTGCTGGTCTGGATGCTGATGCGCAGCCCGTGGGGCCGCGTACTCAAGGGCATCCGCGAAGACGAGGACGCCGTCCGCTCGCTGGGAAAGAACGTCTTCGCCTACAAGATGCAGGCGCTCGTCGTCGGCGGCATGATCGGAGCGGCCGGAGGCATCGTGTTCGCCCTCCCCTCGGCGGTCGTCCCCAGCAGCTACACCACGTCGCTCACCTTCTTCCTGTGGACGATCCTGCTGCTCGGCGGCGCGGCCACCGTCTTCGGTCCGACCCTCGGCGCGGTGCTCTTCTGGCTCGTCTTCGCGTTCCTCGGCAACCTGCTGCCCGACATGGCTGCGGCGGGGCTGCTGCCGATGTCCGACAGCCAGGCGGGCACGATCCGCTTCGTGCTGGTCGGTGTCGCCCTCATGCTGCTGGTGATCTTCCGCCCGCAGGGCATCCTCGGAGACAAGAGGGAGATGACCTTTGTCAAGTGA
- a CDS encoding ATP-binding cassette domain-containing protein, translated as MRRPKATGLAKGPAAPGVAKVDPILIADGIQRRFGGLTAVDVDHVEIPRGAITALIGPNGAGKTTLFNLLCGFDKPNTGTWSFDGKNLAGIPSFKVARMGQVRTFQLTKSLSLLTVLENMKLGAPHQRGEGFWTSLLPFIWRKQDTEIEAKARDLLARFKLDAKEKDFAASLSGGQRKLLEMARALMSDPNLVMLDEPMAGVNPALTQSLLEHILDLKEQGMTVLFVEHDMHMVRHIADWVVVMAEGRVVAEGPPDEVMEDPAVVDAYLGAHQDLDLGAVTGRIPVIESAAAERLRREIEAEAQAELAGEQPSAHGPAEATAAEPTRPTATDEEKA; from the coding sequence ATCCGTCGCCCCAAGGCGACCGGCCTCGCCAAGGGGCCAGCCGCACCCGGCGTCGCCAAGGTCGACCCGATTCTGATCGCCGACGGCATCCAGCGCCGCTTCGGCGGCCTCACGGCGGTGGACGTCGACCACGTCGAGATCCCCCGCGGCGCGATCACCGCACTGATCGGGCCCAACGGCGCCGGCAAGACGACGCTGTTCAACCTGCTCTGCGGCTTCGACAAGCCCAACACAGGAACGTGGTCGTTCGACGGCAAGAATCTCGCCGGCATCCCCTCGTTCAAGGTCGCGCGAATGGGACAGGTACGCACCTTCCAGCTGACCAAGTCGCTGTCGCTGCTGACCGTGCTGGAGAACATGAAGCTCGGCGCCCCGCACCAGCGCGGCGAGGGCTTCTGGACGAGTCTGCTGCCGTTCATCTGGCGCAAGCAGGACACCGAGATCGAAGCCAAGGCGCGCGACCTGCTCGCCCGCTTCAAGCTCGACGCCAAGGAGAAGGACTTCGCCGCGTCGCTCTCCGGTGGGCAGCGCAAGCTCCTCGAGATGGCCCGGGCGCTGATGAGCGACCCGAATCTCGTCATGCTCGACGAGCCGATGGCCGGCGTCAACCCGGCCCTCACCCAGTCGCTGCTCGAGCACATCCTCGATCTCAAGGAGCAGGGCATGACCGTGCTCTTCGTCGAGCACGACATGCACATGGTCCGCCACATCGCCGACTGGGTCGTCGTGATGGCAGAGGGACGCGTCGTGGCTGAAGGGCCACCCGACGAGGTCATGGAAGATCCTGCCGTCGTCGATGCGTATCTCGGCGCTCACCAGGATCTCGATCTGGGCGCGGTCACGGGCAGGATCCCCGTCATCGAATCCGCGGCGGCCGAACGTCTGCGCCGCGAGATCGAGGCCGAGGCGCAGGCCGAGCTGGCCGGCGAGCAGCCATCGGCTCATGGCCCGGCCGAAGCGACCGCGGCCGAGCCGACCCGACCGACTGCGACCGATGAGGAGAAGGCATGA